The following are encoded in a window of Pirellulales bacterium genomic DNA:
- a CDS encoding DUF4159 domain-containing protein, with protein MLRFNPSWPRSISKLICPLLVVAIAVAPRTALAAGENPLPGAQQSDVDAQQVRQAIQKGVDYLERKEDLDKDFGHWPDYPHYIGSTTCLCAMALLYAGVPASDPHVAKAVSYLRTLNADKLGKTYTVSLQTMVFCLAEPNRDLLLIQRNVKWLEETQITDRGNSHRGGWSYPGLGNGDNSNSQFALLALYEAERVGVPVKDQTWRLALDYWKAAQNFDGSFGYYNLTNKGEIGTGSMTCAGIASLVIASGRVGAGEAQADGDQIHCCGNQEADDSAERVERALQWLGKEFTVQNNPRGQQSLWHFYFLYGVERIGRLTARRFIGNHDWYREGAALLVSPGEQLIGGEWQNSGSSLDPEHDPNIATSFAILFLAKGRRPILMAKLKHGPDNDWNHHHSDVANLTSYVETKWSHEFPLGLSWQVIDLSKAKVEDLLQSPVLYLNGSEVPDIDDRQGQVLRDYIDRGGFIFAEACCADAEGFDRGFRALMKRVFPPEYQLKVLPPEHPIWHAEETVPAELQRTLMGIDYGCRTSVVYCPPPKPGDPPGGLSCLWELSAGHNRRYSPAVAAQIDAADKIGINVLAYATNRELKTKDQSFKPKAEKSSEDNFARDKIYIAKLRHAGGCDAAPAALPHLLEAAASELQIRVSTEQRLIDITDPSLFKYHLVFMHGRRSFRFTAAEREQLRKFIDRGGTLMADSICANPEFTAAFRREMQAIFADDPDVKPKGQGLTPIAGNDPLFSRQFGGYDLSKVTLREPLGIGTEGRESANERKIEPELEGLKIGDRWGVIFSKFDLSCALEKHDSLECKGYTREDAERIGLNILLYSLHQ; from the coding sequence ATGCTGCGATTCAATCCGTCTTGGCCGCGATCCATTTCAAAGCTGATTTGTCCACTGCTTGTGGTCGCCATTGCGGTTGCGCCGCGAACGGCTCTTGCCGCTGGGGAAAACCCGTTGCCAGGGGCCCAGCAATCCGACGTCGATGCTCAGCAGGTCCGCCAGGCGATCCAAAAGGGCGTCGACTACCTCGAGCGCAAGGAAGACCTCGATAAGGATTTTGGCCATTGGCCCGATTATCCGCATTATATCGGCAGCACTACCTGTCTCTGCGCGATGGCCCTGCTCTACGCGGGAGTGCCGGCCAGCGATCCGCACGTCGCCAAGGCGGTTAGCTACCTGCGCACGCTCAATGCCGACAAGCTCGGCAAGACCTACACCGTTTCATTGCAAACGATGGTCTTCTGCCTTGCCGAGCCGAATCGCGATCTTCTGCTCATTCAACGGAACGTCAAATGGCTGGAAGAAACCCAAATCACCGACCGTGGCAATTCACACCGCGGCGGTTGGTCGTATCCCGGCTTGGGCAACGGCGACAATTCCAATAGCCAGTTTGCACTGCTGGCTCTCTACGAAGCCGAGCGCGTCGGTGTGCCCGTGAAAGATCAAACGTGGCGATTGGCGCTCGATTATTGGAAAGCGGCGCAGAATTTCGACGGATCTTTCGGCTACTACAATCTGACGAACAAGGGCGAAATCGGCACCGGCAGCATGACCTGTGCGGGGATCGCCTCGCTGGTGATCGCCTCCGGTCGCGTGGGCGCCGGCGAAGCCCAGGCCGACGGCGACCAAATCCATTGTTGCGGCAATCAGGAGGCCGACGATTCGGCTGAGCGCGTCGAACGGGCATTGCAATGGCTCGGCAAAGAATTCACCGTGCAGAACAACCCGCGCGGCCAGCAATCGTTGTGGCACTTCTATTTTCTCTACGGCGTCGAACGCATTGGCCGGCTTACGGCCCGGCGATTCATCGGCAATCACGATTGGTATCGCGAAGGGGCAGCGCTGCTGGTTAGCCCCGGCGAGCAACTAATCGGCGGAGAATGGCAGAATTCCGGAAGCAGCCTCGATCCCGAGCACGATCCGAACATCGCCACGAGTTTCGCGATCCTCTTCCTGGCCAAAGGCCGGAGGCCGATCTTGATGGCCAAGCTGAAGCACGGCCCAGACAACGATTGGAATCATCATCATAGCGACGTGGCGAATCTCACCAGCTACGTTGAAACGAAGTGGAGCCATGAGTTCCCGCTCGGTTTGTCGTGGCAAGTGATCGACCTCTCGAAAGCCAAGGTCGAAGATCTGCTGCAATCGCCGGTGCTGTATCTGAACGGCAGCGAGGTGCCGGATATCGACGATCGCCAGGGCCAGGTGCTGCGCGACTACATCGATCGAGGCGGATTCATTTTTGCCGAAGCCTGTTGCGCAGATGCCGAGGGGTTCGACCGCGGATTTCGAGCTTTGATGAAGCGGGTATTTCCGCCCGAGTATCAGCTCAAAGTCTTGCCGCCGGAGCATCCGATTTGGCATGCGGAAGAAACCGTGCCGGCCGAGCTGCAGCGCACGCTGATGGGAATCGACTACGGCTGCCGCACGAGCGTCGTGTATTGCCCGCCGCCGAAGCCGGGCGATCCGCCGGGCGGACTATCGTGTCTTTGGGAGCTCTCCGCCGGACACAACCGGCGATATTCGCCCGCCGTCGCGGCTCAAATCGATGCGGCCGATAAGATCGGCATCAACGTGCTGGCCTATGCCACGAATCGCGAACTGAAAACCAAAGATCAAAGCTTCAAGCCGAAGGCCGAAAAGAGCAGCGAAGACAATTTCGCCCGCGACAAGATCTACATTGCCAAGCTGCGGCATGCCGGGGGCTGCGATGCCGCTCCGGCGGCGCTGCCGCATTTGCTCGAGGCGGCCGCCAGCGAATTGCAGATCCGCGTCAGCACCGAGCAGCGGCTCATCGACATCACCGATCCATCGCTCTTCAAATATCATCTGGTGTTCATGCACGGCCGGCGATCGTTCCGCTTCACCGCGGCGGAGCGGGAGCAGTTGCGGAAGTTTATCGATCGCGGCGGCACGCTGATGGCCGATTCAATTTGTGCGAACCCCGAGTTCACCGCCGCCTTCCGCCGCGAAATGCAAGCGATTTTCGCCGACGATCCCGACGTAAAACCCAAGGGCCAGGGCCTGACGCCGATCGCCGGCAACGATCCGCTCTTCTCGCGCCAGTTCGGCGGCTACGATCTATCGAAGGTCACGCTGCGCGAGCCGCTCGGCATCGGCACGGAAGGCCGCGAATCGGCAAACGAGCGCAAGATCGAGCCGGAATTGGAGGGCCTGAAAATCGGCGACCGCTGGGGCGTGATTTTTTCCAAGTTCGACTTGAGCTGCGCCCTGGAAAAACACGATTCGCTGGAGTGCAAAGGCTACACCCGCGAAGACGCCGAACGAATCGGCCTGAATATTCTGCTCTATTCGCTGCACCAATGA